A single region of the Triticum dicoccoides isolate Atlit2015 ecotype Zavitan chromosome 2B, WEW_v2.0, whole genome shotgun sequence genome encodes:
- the LOC119361213 gene encoding BTB/POZ and MATH domain-containing protein 1-like: MAENPAAAAAVNHGEGLRLPETSSICVTESAAHNFEVTNYALLQGLGVGKYITSSTFRVGGYDWNIMFYPDGSTKDFAGNASAFLCCLSKGKDEARTKFTLTLLDGQGNAQEINKDYLPCNIERTLKDGKGADVTLLVGGREFSAHRFMLAAQSPVFDAQLFGPMMDEETRCIEVIDMDPAIFEMLLHYIYMDSLPPCDEKGCDAASMQHLLVAADRYGLDRLKVMCEEELSKSINVHTVTSTLAVADQHFCEGLKNACEEFLSAPGIGAIVSLRNGFKRMMAKLESRGKEEASATLTK, translated from the exons ATGGCTGAGAAcccggctgctgctgctgcagttAATCACGGCGAAGGCCTCCGGCTACCGGAGACGTCGTCCATATGCGTCACGGAGAGCGCCGCACACAACTTCGAGGTGACCAATTATGCGCTGCTCCAGGGCCTGGGCGTCGGGAAGTACATCACCTCAAGCACATTCAGGGTCGGCGGCTACGATTGGAATATCATGTTCTACCCGGACGGAAGCACGAAGGACTTTGCCGGTAACGCGTCAGCCTTTTTGTGTTGTCTCAGTAAGGGGAAGGACGAGGCGAGGACAAAATTCACCTTAACCCTGCTGGACGGTCAAGGCAATGCACAGGAAATCAACAAGGATTAC CTGCCCTGCAACATCGAGCGCACCCTCAAGGACGGGAAGGGCGCAGACGTCACGCTGCTCGTGGGCGGCAGGGAGTTCAGTGCGCACAGGTTCATGCTAGCCGCACAGTCGCCGGTTTTCGACGCACAGCTCTTTGGCCCGATGATGGACGAGGAGACGCGGTGCATAGAGGTTATCGACATGGACCCGGCCATCTTTGAGATGCTTCTTCACTACATCTACATGGATTCGCTGCCCCCGTGTGACGAGAAAGGTTGCGATGCTGCTTCCATGCAGCACTTGCTAGTCGCGGCAGATCGGTACGGGCTGGATAGGCTCAAGGTGATGTGTGAAGAGGAGCTGTCGAAAAGCATCAACGTCCACACCGTCACGAGTACATTGGCGGTTGCGGATCAGCACTTCTGCGAGGGGCTCAAGAATGCTTGTGAGGAGTTTCTTTCAGCGCCGGGAATAGGGGCCATTGTGTCTTTAAGAAACGGGTTCAAACGCATGATGGCAAAGCTAGAATCCAGGGGCAAGGAGGAGGCATCTGCCACGCTGACCAAGTAA